One genomic region from Bacillus aquiflavi encodes:
- a CDS encoding DUF2777 domain-containing protein: MDQLERIKILDRQSRAFTEGTVEFINEQWVFFDKETEEASLIDEYIHEEVEIFLQNRWQKGILLDEGKINCNTETHCLKDHDRIRIRNKLIYSLELLLKQLNIDAFIQFISSLNSLQFSIYDCIYCYNQLSFLKERTRQNGVNFLVFDNQHLICSVQHHFCYGELESDRFEFTLNTGKRIIIEKISS, from the coding sequence ATGGATCAACTTGAACGAATAAAAATACTTGACCGCCAATCACGAGCTTTTACAGAAGGAACTGTCGAGTTTATTAATGAGCAATGGGTATTTTTTGATAAAGAAACGGAAGAAGCGTCACTAATTGATGAATACATTCATGAGGAAGTTGAAATTTTCCTGCAAAATCGTTGGCAAAAGGGCATTTTATTAGACGAGGGGAAAATCAATTGCAATACTGAAACTCATTGTCTCAAAGATCATGATCGGATTCGGATTCGAAATAAACTGATCTACTCGTTAGAACTATTGTTAAAACAATTAAATATAGATGCATTTATTCAATTTATCTCGTCTTTAAATTCTCTTCAATTTTCTATTTATGATTGTATTTATTGTTACAATCAATTATCTTTCTTAAAAGAGAGAACTAGACAAAATGGCGTTAACTTTTTAGTGTTCGATAATCAACATTTAATTTGTTCTGTACAGCATCATTTTTGTTACGGTGAACTAGAAAGTGATCGGTTTGAATTTACATTAAATACAGGAAAAAGAATTATTATTGAAAAAATATCTTCTTAA
- the imm47 gene encoding Imm47 family immunity protein — MSQEKILLPGMWYGEKKSSTEVEFIKKNLTSIQTEEECILSIVELLKVGDFSVKPLLIQLMNTTKDDRVLNLCIRIFCSVCTHEDLKDSNNFKFLSDVSDASAHSFASGAVETLSYEVVPYLLAMLEDWEDTEIEQTIKNSLDFMLGYSKKISDEASLDEIGEFYLEEMKWIDASVYYYEKKPVFPGDLTKRLFKNAFISLQIGSNLKMYVVPSLLSIWSGEKCPVAYETVMDSVEMEKLQSYANTLSTMEWIKGKKYFYSTEI; from the coding sequence ATGTCACAAGAAAAAATATTGTTACCCGGAATGTGGTATGGTGAAAAAAAAAGTTCGACAGAAGTAGAATTTATAAAGAAAAATCTGACTTCTATCCAAACAGAAGAGGAATGTATTTTATCTATTGTAGAACTTTTAAAGGTAGGGGATTTTTCGGTCAAACCTCTATTGATTCAATTAATGAATACAACTAAAGATGATAGAGTGTTAAATCTATGTATACGAATTTTTTGCTCTGTTTGTACTCATGAAGATTTAAAGGATAGTAATAATTTTAAATTTTTATCAGATGTTTCAGATGCTTCAGCTCATTCTTTTGCATCTGGTGCTGTTGAAACATTATCCTATGAAGTAGTACCATATCTATTAGCTATGTTAGAAGATTGGGAAGATACTGAAATAGAGCAAACAATTAAAAATTCTTTAGATTTTATGTTAGGATATTCAAAAAAAATTTCTGATGAAGCAAGCCTAGATGAGATTGGTGAATTTTATTTAGAAGAAATGAAATGGATTGATGCTAGTGTATACTATTATGAAAAGAAGCCTGTTTTTCCAGGAGATTTAACTAAAAGATTGTTTAAAAATGCATTCATATCATTACAAATAGGCTCTAATCTAAAAATGTATGTAGTTCCTTCATTATTATCAATCTGGAGTGGAGAGAAGTGTCCAGTTGCTTATGAAACGGTTATGGACAGTGTCGAGATGGAAAAATTACAATCCTATGCAAATACACTTTCAACTATGGAATGGATAAAAGGGAAGAAGTATTTTTATTCTACAGAAATCTAA
- a CDS encoding alpha-amylase family glycosyl hydrolase, whose translation MKKGVITLMLIPLLLFYTLPVEGAEKEERTWQDETIYFLMIDRFYNGDTRNDFEVNRNDPLSFYGGDFQGIIDKLDYLKEMGFTTLLLTPIFDNDEKGYHGYWMVDYYKPDEHFGSLGKFRELVKEAHNRDMKVMVDFVTNYVGKNHPWVSDPNKKDWFSDQLVNGLPQLALENNDVQKYLIDAAKWWVEETDLDGYRLEGVEQAPHSFWKDFVKEVKGVKKDFFLLGEITSDHEEEIGNFENTGIDGFLDYPKTQTLRNAFAMPDQSSQMLFSFPADQNQYLRGTFLDNHLMKRFTNDAAEKNKHPGPRWKLALTYLYTSPGIPIVYYGSEIALAGEDIPENRAVMDFRTDQDLIDYISKIGKLRQDLPSLTKGTLEFLYEKNGMMVFKRTYKEETVVIAINNTSKTQIVTLDDKMIEGGKELRGLLAGDLVRSNEENKYNIVIDREEAEIYVLAEKTKIKLSFIIGTVAVWVIFILFLYVVWKKAKTGRS comes from the coding sequence ATGAAAAAAGGAGTCATTACTCTCATGTTAATTCCGTTGCTTCTTTTTTACACGCTTCCTGTAGAGGGAGCTGAAAAAGAAGAACGTACTTGGCAGGATGAAACGATTTATTTTTTAATGATTGATCGTTTTTATAACGGTGACACTCGGAATGATTTTGAAGTAAATAGAAATGATCCTCTCAGTTTTTACGGTGGAGATTTTCAAGGGATTATTGATAAGCTTGATTATTTAAAAGAAATGGGATTTACTACTCTACTACTTACACCAATTTTTGATAATGATGAGAAAGGCTACCATGGCTATTGGATGGTTGATTATTACAAGCCTGATGAACATTTCGGTTCACTGGGAAAATTTAGGGAACTTGTAAAAGAAGCACATAACCGGGACATGAAAGTGATGGTCGATTTTGTCACAAACTATGTCGGAAAAAATCACCCATGGGTGAGTGACCCTAATAAAAAGGATTGGTTTTCAGATCAGCTTGTGAATGGATTACCTCAGCTAGCACTTGAAAATAACGATGTACAAAAGTATTTAATTGATGCCGCAAAATGGTGGGTTGAGGAAACTGATTTAGATGGGTATCGTTTAGAAGGGGTAGAGCAAGCACCTCATTCTTTTTGGAAAGATTTTGTGAAAGAAGTAAAAGGTGTGAAAAAGGACTTTTTCTTATTAGGTGAAATAACTTCTGATCATGAAGAAGAGATCGGCAATTTTGAAAATACGGGTATTGACGGTTTTCTTGACTATCCAAAAACCCAAACATTGCGAAATGCTTTCGCAATGCCTGACCAATCTTCACAGATGTTATTTTCGTTTCCTGCAGATCAAAATCAATATTTAAGGGGAACATTTCTTGATAACCATCTAATGAAACGGTTCACAAATGATGCGGCAGAAAAAAATAAACATCCAGGTCCAAGATGGAAGCTAGCGTTAACTTACTTATATACATCACCTGGCATTCCAATTGTTTATTATGGCAGTGAAATTGCGCTTGCAGGTGAAGACATCCCTGAAAATAGAGCTGTAATGGATTTCCGTACAGATCAAGATTTAATTGACTATATATCAAAAATAGGTAAACTGAGACAGGATTTACCTTCATTAACAAAGGGAACATTAGAGTTTCTTTATGAAAAAAATGGAATGATGGTATTTAAAAGAACATATAAAGAAGAAACAGTTGTTATTGCGATAAATAACACGTCTAAAACACAAATTGTTACATTAGACGATAAAATGATTGAAGGAGGAAAAGAATTACGCGGGCTTCTTGCAGGAGATCTTGTTCGAAGCAATGAGGAAAATAAATATAATATTGTAATCGATCGAGAAGAAGCTGAAATATATGTTCTTGCAGAAAAAACTAAAATAAAGCTGTCATTTATTATCGGGACAGTGGCAGTTTGGGTTATTTTTATCTTGTTTTTATATGTTGTTTGGAAAAAAGCGAAGACAGGCCGTTCATAA
- a CDS encoding LXG domain-containing protein has translation MKNRNILFTKLNKITFHSLPNLGNINRVLELKGGGEKIKILHAREIYTGIEVIQQTLKTTYEQVSEIERAVEGIIQLEDSLKGKGGEAIRAFFQNVHKPFLLFHQAFLTDYDTILAEIKYLLQSFEPAEEGFIHESFIENDVANGLDRLERRVTSITSEINNAIHSVQDIVSLPPIQAEETIFQINQARQHNQLTIENLHSFDEQATRLLDRICDDLLMMASFMKEIEAMTQSGQLPISHNSVSKMMTSEAYRKLLGSLVQKVGLEPINTVERDAYGNDNSIKYHVYADGLIVMEADRSGKNHYEVVPTIPEEIRDGTITSPVDRAFEGVIDGTGKALGDTIDGLVSLYKFAEKNLQPGHINYIEKAIFSYQLIHDPKKKLGEMKDKVINFPKYMWEGMKNAWNRDV, from the coding sequence ATGAAAAATCGAAACATCTTGTTTACAAAATTAAACAAAATAACCTTCCACTCTCTCCCTAACCTTGGTAATATTAATAGAGTGCTAGAATTAAAAGGAGGGGGAGAAAAAATAAAAATCCTACATGCCCGGGAGATATATACCGGCATTGAAGTCATTCAACAAACATTGAAAACCACCTATGAACAAGTGAGTGAAATTGAACGTGCTGTTGAAGGAATTATTCAACTAGAAGATTCACTTAAAGGGAAAGGCGGCGAAGCGATTCGTGCTTTTTTTCAAAACGTACATAAGCCATTTCTCTTATTCCATCAAGCATTCCTTACTGATTATGATACAATTTTAGCAGAAATTAAATACTTACTCCAATCGTTTGAGCCGGCAGAAGAGGGCTTTATTCACGAAAGTTTTATAGAAAATGATGTCGCAAATGGATTAGATCGTCTTGAGAGACGAGTTACATCAATAACGAGTGAAATCAACAATGCAATACATAGTGTACAAGATATCGTCAGCTTGCCACCTATCCAAGCTGAAGAAACAATCTTTCAGATCAATCAAGCGCGCCAACATAATCAACTGACGATCGAAAACCTTCATTCCTTTGATGAGCAAGCAACTCGTTTACTCGATCGGATCTGCGATGATTTACTAATGATGGCTAGCTTTATGAAGGAAATAGAAGCGATGACTCAAAGCGGTCAATTGCCAATTTCTCATAACAGCGTATCAAAAATGATGACAAGCGAGGCTTATCGCAAGCTTTTAGGCAGCTTAGTGCAAAAAGTCGGACTTGAGCCAATCAATACAGTCGAAAGAGATGCATATGGAAACGACAACAGTATCAAATATCACGTATATGCAGACGGCTTGATTGTGATGGAAGCCGACAGATCTGGCAAAAATCATTATGAAGTTGTTCCAACAATCCCCGAAGAAATAAGGGATGGTACCATTACTTCACCCGTTGATCGTGCATTTGAAGGTGTCATCGATGGAACGGGAAAAGCGCTTGGTGACACGATAGACGGTCTCGTTTCTCTATACAAGTTTGCCGAGAAAAATTTACAACCTGGTCATATCAATTATATTGAAAAAGCCATCTTCTCCTATCAACTCATCCATGACCCAAAGAAAAAGCTAGGGGAAATGAAGGATAAAGTAATCAATTTCCCAAAATATATGTGGGAAGGGATGAAAAACGCCTGGAATCGAGATGTCTAA
- a CDS encoding YisL family protein, whose product MTHAHLTAWFVALILFFIALGLHKSGKEKGFKVVQMILRLFYILIIVTGVMLLTSISNISLLYIVKAVIGLWVVSMFELILVRMAKQKSTSIFWIQLVVTFVVALYLGFMLPLGFDFI is encoded by the coding sequence ATGACACATGCTCATTTAACGGCGTGGTTTGTGGCATTAATTTTATTTTTTATTGCACTCGGATTACATAAAAGTGGAAAAGAAAAAGGATTTAAAGTCGTTCAAATGATTTTAAGATTGTTTTATATTTTAATCATCGTGACTGGTGTGATGTTGTTAACAAGCATATCGAACATTAGCTTATTATATATTGTAAAAGCGGTGATCGGTTTATGGGTTGTTTCTATGTTTGAATTAATTCTCGTTCGAATGGCAAAACAAAAAAGCACATCGATTTTTTGGATTCAACTCGTGGTTACTTTTGTAGTTGCTTTATACTTAGGGTTCATGCTTCCGCTTGGCTTTGATTTTATTTAA
- a CDS encoding YajQ family cyclic di-GMP-binding protein — translation MAKENSFDIVSQVDLSEVTNAIQITMKEIQNRYDFKGSQSNVTLDKEELVLISDDEFKLRQLKDVLISKMIKRQIPIKNLAYDKIENAAGGTVRQRAKLVQGIDKDNAKKINTLIKNSGVKVKTQVQDDQIRVAGKSRDDLQKIISVIREADLPIDVQFINYR, via the coding sequence ATGGCAAAAGAAAACTCATTTGATATTGTGTCCCAAGTTGATTTATCTGAAGTCACAAATGCAATTCAAATAACGATGAAAGAAATTCAAAACCGTTACGATTTTAAAGGAAGTCAAAGCAATGTAACGTTAGATAAAGAAGAGCTTGTACTTATTTCAGATGATGAATTTAAGCTCCGGCAGTTAAAGGATGTCCTTATTAGTAAAATGATTAAACGTCAAATTCCAATTAAAAATCTTGCTTACGATAAGATTGAAAATGCCGCTGGTGGCACAGTTAGACAGCGTGCCAAACTTGTCCAAGGGATCGATAAAGACAATGCCAAAAAAATAAATACCCTTATTAAAAATAGCGGGGTAAAAGTAAAAACACAAGTTCAAGATGATCAAATTCGTGTAGCAGGGAAAAGTCGCGATGACTTACAAAAGATCATTTCGGTTATCCGTGAAGCTGATTTACCGATTGATGTTCAATTTATTAATTATCGCTAA
- a CDS encoding pentapeptide repeat-containing protein has protein sequence MKKIDQKELDLLISNHNLYMDSVNKNDKEGKRLILDEIDFSSNNLSQLNFVDVYITDSIFCNTVFENTNFGGAKLYGCEFNNITFKNVNFGKVELDASKIVNSIFDNCTLIKVSSNETLFWEFVFSTLQIR, from the coding sequence ATGAAAAAAATTGACCAAAAAGAGCTCGATTTATTAATAAGCAACCATAATTTATATATGGATTCAGTAAATAAAAATGATAAAGAGGGAAAAAGGTTAATTTTAGATGAAATAGATTTCTCAAGTAATAATCTGTCACAGCTAAATTTTGTAGATGTATATATTACAGACTCAATTTTTTGTAATACTGTTTTTGAGAATACAAATTTTGGGGGAGCAAAATTATATGGTTGTGAATTTAATAATATAACATTTAAAAATGTAAACTTTGGAAAAGTAGAACTAGATGCTAGTAAAATAGTAAATTCGATATTTGATAATTGTACACTAATAAAAGTAAGTTCAAATGAAACCCTTTTTTGGGAATTTGTGTTTTCAACATTGCAAATTAGATGA